A window of Rufibacter sp. LB8 contains these coding sequences:
- the bla gene encoding class A beta-lactamase, subclass A2: MQKLLPATVFLFLVVTYQAMAQNTDALRQKIQQLVAGKNLEVGVAIKGKTAKDTLTVNGNRQFPMQSVFKLHIGIVMLAEIDKGKYSLDQKIRITQAELLPGLYSPLREKYPQGAELPLSEILQYTVSSSDNVGCDVLLRLLGGPKTVESYFHRNKVTDLSIKINEEVMQANWDLQFQNWTTPLAANAVLSKFYYNQGKLLSPASHAFLWKIMKQTETGKDRLKGKLPPGTVVAHKTGFSGINKAGVTAAMNDIGVLFLPSGQPIFISVFVSNSKETTAVNEQVIADIAKATWAHFTTKAK, from the coding sequence ATGCAAAAGCTACTCCCCGCAACTGTCTTTCTCTTTCTGGTGGTCACCTACCAGGCAATGGCCCAGAACACAGATGCGCTTCGGCAGAAAATACAGCAACTAGTGGCCGGGAAAAACCTGGAAGTGGGAGTGGCCATCAAAGGGAAAACCGCTAAAGATACCCTGACGGTCAACGGTAACCGGCAATTCCCCATGCAAAGTGTTTTTAAGCTGCACATTGGCATTGTCATGCTGGCTGAGATTGACAAAGGGAAGTATTCCCTGGACCAGAAAATACGCATCACCCAGGCAGAACTTCTTCCTGGTTTGTATAGCCCGCTTCGGGAGAAATACCCACAGGGAGCCGAGCTTCCGCTGTCAGAAATCTTACAATACACCGTTTCCAGCAGTGACAACGTGGGCTGCGACGTTCTCCTGCGACTTCTGGGCGGACCCAAAACCGTGGAAAGCTATTTTCACAGAAACAAGGTGACGGACCTGTCCATTAAAATAAACGAAGAGGTGATGCAGGCCAACTGGGACCTCCAGTTCCAGAACTGGACCACGCCGCTAGCCGCCAACGCCGTGCTCTCCAAGTTTTATTACAACCAGGGGAAATTACTCTCGCCGGCTAGTCACGCCTTCCTCTGGAAAATCATGAAGCAAACCGAAACCGGCAAAGACAGATTAAAGGGAAAATTGCCCCCAGGAACGGTGGTGGCGCATAAGACCGGTTTCTCGGGCATCAACAAAGCGGGTGTAACCGCGGCCATGAATGACATTGGCGTTCTGTTCCTGCCCAGCGGCCAGCCCATTTTCATAAGTGTGTTTGTCTCGAATTCAAAAGAAACCACCGCTGTAAATGAACAAGTGATTGCGGACATAGCAAAAGCAACCTGGGCCCATTTTACTACCAAAGCCAAATAA